One window from the genome of Nicotiana tomentosiformis chromosome 5, ASM39032v3, whole genome shotgun sequence encodes:
- the LOC104101859 gene encoding uncharacterized protein, translating to MAVPLIHLFIFHVFVYVNFHTLCFVSASLSDFSILDYNNNFDSDPLNGDYAPPSPPPPSPPPHPPSLTCDELRGIGSLNTTCELNYNVNFTRDVYIEGTGNLFILQGVVFSCPVPGCSVTINITGHLKLNGNARIIGGSVYIVAGNASLISRSVINVTGLAGDPPEQSSGTPKDYQGGGGGHGGRGASCVMDNKKLPEDVWGGDTYSWKSLEQPFSYGSKGQSTNKDDDYGGNGGGKIWLEVMDVLDAWGTLLADGGDGGIKGGGGSGGSIYIKSKKMTGGGKISASGGNGFAGGGGGRVSVEIFSRHDDSVFLVHGGRSFGCPTNAGAAGTFYDAVPRRLVVNNHNLSTDTDTLLFEFPNHPLWTNVYIQDHARATVPLLWSRVQVRGQLSLSHGAILSFGLVHYALSEFELLAEELLMSDSVFKIYGSLRMSVKIHLMLNSKMLIDGDGDAIVATSLLEVSNLVVLKGSSVIQSNANLGVHGQGSLNLTGPGDLIEAQHLVLSLFYSINVGPGSVLRGPLQNAGVNHTKPRLFCGSADCPIELIYPPEDCNVNASLSFTLQVCRVEDVFVEGVLEGSVVHFHLVRTVTVKPTGSISASGLGCTGGLGSGVLLPNGLSSGAGHGGRGGDAYYNGSYISGGISYGDTGLPCELGSGSGNHSFSSSTSGGGIIVMGSLEHSLSRLSVYGSIQADGESFGKYSKEEDSRVLSNIGPGGGSGGTILLFVQSLALGDSSSISTIGGHGSPNGGGGGGGRIHFHWSGISIGDEYLPITSVKGTINVGGGIGRGLGRDGENGTLSGKPCPKGLYGIFCQECPIGTYKNVSGSDRSLCVKCPSHELPHRALYIAIRGGVTDTPCPYKCISDRYHMPRCYTALEELIYTFGGPWLFGCLLFSLLILLALVLSVARIKFVSADELPGPVAARRGSPIDRSFPFLESLNEVLETSRTEESETHVHRMYLLGNNTFSEPWHLPHSPPKAVIEIVYEDAFNRFVDEINDLASYQWWEGSVYGILCTFAYPVAWSWLQWRRKKKIQRLREFVRSEYDHACLRSCRSRALYEGLKVAATSDLMLAYVDFYLGGDEKRDDLPPRLHQRLPMSILFGGDGSYMAPFSLQSDNILTSLMSQSVPPTIWYRLVAGLNAQLRLVRRGHLRANFHPVISWLETHANPSLHAHGLRVYLARFQPSSSGYDQFGLLVCTVENEPVMPSEGQNRSLLLEKHPRTPANRWRKAFDLVRVNEHVAMQKRLPGEILNDKNLQALKDQLTLCYPFYYIIRNTRPVGHQDVIGLVISILLLGDFSLVLLTLLQLYSISMLDVFFFLSILPLGILLPFPAGINALFSHGPTRSAVPARVYAMWNIISTINVVVAFICGFVHFHSQSSTKRHSNFQSWNFSMDDSGWWMLPTGLLLFKVSQANLINYHVANLEIQDRTLYSNDPDVFWRS from the exons ATGGCCGTTCCATTAATTCACCTTTTCATCTTCCACGTTTTCGTTTACGTTAATTTTCATACCCTTTGCTTCGTTTCAGCATCACTTTCTGATTTCTCAATTCTCGATTACAACAACAATTTCGATTCCGATCCATTGAACGGCGACTACGCACCTCCATCGCCACCGCCTCCCTCTCCACCACCCCACCCGCCCTCTCTCACGTGTGACGAACTACGCGGTATCGGGTCACTAAACACAACGTGCGAGCTGAATTACAACGTGAATTTCACGCGTGACGTGTACATTGAAGGAACCGGGAACTTATTCATTCTTCAAGGCGTCGTCTTCAGTTGCCCGGTTCCCGGTTGCTCCGTTACGATTAACATAACAGGTCATTTGAAGCTTAACGGTAACGCAAGAATTATTGGCGGGTCGGTTTATATAGTGGCAGGAAATGCGAGTTTAATTAGCCGGTCGGTTATAAACGTTACCGGGTTAGCTGGTGACCCGCCAGAGCAATCAAGTGGGACACCTAAGGATTATCAGGGTGGTGGTGGTGGTCATGGGGGTAGAGGGGCGAGTTGTGTAATGGATAATAAGAAGCTTCCAGAAGATGTATGGGGAGGAGATACGTATTCTTGGAAGTCATTGGAACAACCTTTTAGCTATGGAAGTAAAGGGCAGAGTACTAATAAGGACGATGATTATGGAGGGAATGGGGGTGGGAAGATATGGTTGGAGGTGATGGATGTTTTGGATGCATGGGGAACTCTTTTGGCTGATGGTGGGGATGGTGGAATCAAAGGAGGTGGTGGTTCTGGTGGCAGTATTTACATCAAGTCCAAGAAAAT GACAGGAGGCGGCAAAATAAGTGCTTCTGGCGGCAATGGATTTGCTGGAGGAGGTGGTGGAAGAGTTTCTGTTGAAATCTTTAGCAGGCATGATGACTCCGTGTTCTTGGTTCATG GGGGAAGAAGTTTTGGCTGTCCCACAAATGCAGGTGCTGCGGGGACATTCTATGATGCTGTTCCTCGAAGACTCGTTGTTAACAATCACAACTTGTCAACAGATACTGATACACTTCTCTTTGAGTTTCCTAATCACCCTCTCTGGACAAACGTTTATATTCAAGATCATGCACGGGCTACTGTTCCTCTACTTTGGAGTCGTGTGCAG GTTCGAGGACAACTTAGTTTATCGCATGGTGCCATTTTGTCCTTTGGGCTTGTACATTATGCCTTATCGGAGTTTGAATTATTGGCGGAAGAGCTCTTGATGAGTGACTCAGTATTTAAG ATCTATGGGTCTTTGCGAATGTCTGTCAAAATCCACTTAATGTTGAACTCAAAGATGCTTATAGATGGTGATGGCGATGCAATTGTTGCAACATCTTTACTTGAAGTGAGCAATTTAGTGGTGCTAAAG GGATCCTCTGTGATACAATCGAATGCGAATTTGGGAGTTCATGGACAAGGTTCACTGAACCTGACTGGACCTGGAGATCTTATTGAAGCACAGCATTTGGTTTTGTCCCTGTTCTACAGCATAAAT GTTGGACCTGGGTCTGTTTTGCGCGGTCCCCTTCAAAATGCAGGTGTTAATCACAC GAAACCAAGACTTTTTTGTGGAAGTGCAGATTGCCCAATCGAATTGATATATCCCCCCGAAGACTGCAATGTGAATGCCTCACTATCTTTTACTCTTCAG GTATGCCGCGTTGAAGATGTTTTTGTCGAGGGCGTCTTAGAAGGGTCTGTTGTTCATTTCCATTTGGTTAGAACAGTTACTGTAAAACCTACCGGGTCAATAAGTGCCTCTGGGCTAG GTTGCACTGGAGGGTTGGGCAGTGGTGTGCTCTTACCTAACGGCCTAAGCAGTGGTGCCGGACATGGTGGAAGGGGTGGTGATGCATATTATAACGGCAGCTATATAAGTGGTGGTATTTCGTATGGTGACACAGGTTTGCCTTGTGAACTTGGTAGCGGAAGTGGTAACCATAGTTTCTCTAGTTCAACTTCTGGTGGTGGCATAATTG TAATGGGTTCATTGGAGCATTCATTGTCAAGGTTGTCTGTCTATGGTTCAATACAAGCCGATGGAGAAAGCTTTGGCAAGTACAGTAAAGAGGAAGATAGCAGGGTTCTTTCAAACATAGGTCCTGGCGGTGGATCTGGTGGAACAATTCTTCTTTTTGTTCAGTCTTTGGCCCTTGGTGATTCTTCTAGTATATCAACTATTGGAGGGCATGGTAGTCCTAATGGCGGTGGTGGCGGTGGTGGAAGGATTCACTTTCATTGGTCGGGCATTTCTATTGGAGATGAATACCTGCCTATAACAAGTGTAAAAGGGACCATCAATGTTGG GGGGGGAATTGGTAGAGGTCTGGGACGAGATGGAGAAAACGGAACTCTTAGTGGCAAACCTTGCCCAAAGGGACTTTATGGGATATTCTGTCAG GAATGCCCTATTGGTACTTATAAGAATGTAAGTGGATCTGATAGATCCCTCTGTGTTAAATGCCCATCTCATGAGCTTCCTCATCGGGCTTTATATATTGCTATACGAG GTGGTGTCACTGATACTCCATGTCCGTACAAGTGCATTTCTGATAGATATCACATGCCACGCTGTTATACAGCACTCGAAGAGTTGATTTACACCTTTGGTGGACCATGGTTATTTGGTTGTCTTCTTTTCAGTCTCCTCATCCTTCTAGCTCTTGTTCTTAGTGTGGCTCGGATAAAATTTGTTAGTGCCGATGAATTGCCTGGTCCAGTGGCAGCACGCCGAGGATCTCCAATTGATCGTTCATTCCCATTTCTAGAGTCATTAAATGAG GTGCTGGAGACAAGTAGAACTGAAGAATCGGAAACACACGTGCATAGAATGTACCTTTTGGGGAATAACACTTTTAGTGAACCTTGGCATCTCCCTCATTCTCCTCCTAAAGCAGTAATAGAAATAGT ATATGAAGATGCATTTAACAGATTTGTGGATGAGATAAATGATTTGGCCTCATATCAGTGGTGGGAAGGGTCAGTTTATGGCATACTTTGCACTTTTGCATACCCAGTTGCATGGTCATGGCTGCAGTGGCGCCGGAAGAAGAAAATACAGCGTCTGCGTGAATTTGTTCGTTCTGAATATGATCACGCGTGCTTGCGTTCTTGCCGCTCACGTGCACTCTATGAAGGGCTCAAG GTAGCTGCAACTTCAGATCTGATGCTCGCATATGTGGACTTTTACCTTGGGGGAGATGAGAAAAGAGATGACCTTCCTCCTCGTCTCCATCAGAGATTACCAATGTCTATACTTTTTGGAGGAGATGGATCATACATGGCTCCTTTCTCTCTTCAAAGTGATAATATTCTGACCAGCCTCATGAGTCAG TCAGTGCCACCTACAATCTGGTATAGATTAGTCGCCGGTCTAAATGCTCAACTTCGTTTAGTTCGCCGTGGACATCTGAGGGCCAATTTTCATCCAGTTATTAGCTGGCTTGAGACTCATGCTAATCCCTCTTTACATGCCCATGGCTTACGAGTTTATCTTGCTCGCTTTCAACCTTCATCCAGTGGTTATGACCAGTTTGGACTGCTTGTATGCACCGTTGAAAATGAACCAGTGATGCCATCGGAAGGCCAGAACAGATCTTTATTGCTCGAGAAGCACCCACG TACGCCTGCTAATCGTTGGAGAAAGGCATTTGATCTTGTTAGAGTCAATGAACATGTGGCGATGCAGAAAAGATTACCTGGAGAAATTTTAAATGACAAGAACCTACAGGCTCTTAAAGACCAATTGACTTTATGCTATCCTTTCTATTATATAATTCGTAACACAAGACCAGTTGGTCATCAG GATGTTATTGGTTTGGTCATCTCAATACTCCTATTAGGAGATTTTAGTCTAGTCTTGCTCACCTTGCTACAGCTGTATTCAATCTCAATGCTAGATGTGTTTTTCTTTTTGTCTATTCTTCCCCTTGGTATACTTCTTCCATTTCCAGCTGGAATAAATGCTTTATTTAGTCATGGACCTACGCGTTCAGCAGTTCCTGCCCGTGTCTATGCTATGTGGAATATCATTTCAACAATTAATGTT GTAGTAGCTTTCATTTGTGGATTTGTTCATTTTCATAGCCAATCCTCCACGAAAAGACACTCAAACTTTCAGTCCTGGAATTTTAGCAT GGACGATAGTGGTTGGTGGATGCTGCCTACTGGACTTCTCCTATTTAAAGTCTCTCAAGCAAATCTTATAAATTATCATGTAGCCAATCTTGAGATTCAAGATCGCACACTGTACAGTAATGACCCTGATGTTTTCTGGAGGTCATGA